In Trifolium pratense cultivar HEN17-A07 linkage group LG7, ARS_RC_1.1, whole genome shotgun sequence, a genomic segment contains:
- the LOC123898668 gene encoding uncharacterized protein LOC123898668 — protein sequence MSRATTLSKGWMVAASVGAVEALKDQAGICRWNYALRQAHQHLKNRVRTFSQTKNFSSSSLVVSKFKDEKKAKQAEESLRTVMYLSCCGPN from the coding sequence ATGAGTCGTGCAACAACATTAAGCAAAGGCTGGATGGTGGCTGCTAGTGTTGGAGCTGTTGAGGCTTTGAAAGATCAAGCTGGTATATGCAGATGGAACTATGCTTTAAGACAAGCTCATCAGCACCTTAAAAACCGTGTTAGAACTTTTTCTCAAACAAAGAATTTCTCATCTTCTTCACTTGTTGTTAGCAAATTTAAAGATGAGAAGAAGGCAAAACAGGCTGAGGAGTCTTTGAGGACTGTCATGTACTTGAGCTGTTGTGGTCCCAATTGA
- the LOC123898404 gene encoding uncharacterized protein LOC123898404 has translation MGSRSRAWSWSVATCVGVVEALKDQGICRWNSVIRSAQQHAKHNMRSLSHANNKLSSSSSATKLRDEKSKQSEESLRTVMFLSCWGPN, from the coding sequence ATGGGTTCAAGAAGCCGTGCATGGTCATGGAGTGTAGCAACATGTGTTGGAGTGGTCGAGGCATTGAAGGATCAAGGAATATGCAGATGGAACAGTGTCATAAGATCAGCACAACAACATGCTAAACACAATATGAGATCTTTGTCTCATGCCAACAACAagctttcttcttcttcatctgcAACCAAATTGAGGGATGAGAAATCCAAGCAGTCAGAGGAGTCTTTGAGAACTGTCATGTTCTTGAGCTGTTGGGGTCCCAACTAA